One segment of Synechococcus sp. A15-24 DNA contains the following:
- a CDS encoding iron-sulfur cluster assembly accessory protein has translation MTSTTSPAPAHTAKDGKGILITEPAMQQLAKLCSEQGDQQVLRVGVRSGGCSGMSYTMDFVPASDTLEDDETYDYVAANGQGFRVICDPKSLLYIYGMQLDFSTALIGGGFNFTNPNASQTCGCGSSFAV, from the coding sequence ATGACCTCAACCACCAGCCCAGCGCCGGCCCACACCGCCAAGGACGGCAAGGGCATCCTGATCACGGAGCCGGCGATGCAGCAGCTGGCGAAGCTCTGCAGTGAACAGGGTGATCAGCAGGTGTTGCGGGTGGGTGTGCGCTCAGGAGGCTGCAGCGGCATGAGCTACACCATGGATTTCGTGCCGGCCTCCGACACCCTCGAGGACGACGAGACCTACGATTACGTCGCCGCCAACGGCCAGGGCTTCCGCGTGATCTGCGACCCCAAGAGCCTGCTGTACATCTACGGCATGCAGCTGGACTTCAGCACCGCCCTGATCGGTGGTGGGTTCAACTTCACCAACCCGAACGCCAGCCAGACCTGCGGTTGCGGCAGCTCCTTCGCGGTCTGA